A region from the Geobacillus vulcani PSS1 genome encodes:
- a CDS encoding dihydroxy-acid dehydratase domain-containing protein, translated as MSTVKYSHIECKVNPYRDNVQGKANEPICVAGLLDRSKQILGSELKGVQPDWTLEEIYDRLHHNAPRIAIIGGSPDHPAHIMDFQTIARAAIRIWQNGGVPFQFSTPVMCDGTAQSNQGMSYSLQSRNAVAQMIVNQLEAHSYHGAFVIQGCDKQPLGVVSALAHLDRVRRERGEAPFFATFAPAHVLKGGTIPPELYAELEEVAHRAELAGEEDIAYDLRDALAYILQCTSNTAFQGVLERARGKGIITKEQHEDYEKRLAVATCDSQGGVCAFNGTGNSSRHLIAGLGLIHPALELLAAPPTQEQINAALDSLAHLMNDPVYGVANLMAANIKNAIRIHSATGGSTNIMMHIVAAMLYGGYRFDLWEYDRIHHEVPVPDLFDYSLTEGRDIFALAVQCCSGKIRGMETVFYELMSNGVPMDIDAPTVTGTTWRERLAVNQAQLPAENVQTNPIILSKPRRPFSGVDVLSGNFFESAVVKISGMSTKQIDEFDKKIAFVLYYENEDEANEGLLDVDLLEKLKQSRCFHHQSLIAALKHNAPHLFEEWKEREYDDLFDAMAKEGALKIAVVIAGQGPEAFGMPEMFTPMQHINANRQLKRIATLISDGRYSGVTYGAAIGHMTPEAIRGGGILYLKTGDLLYIGLRERKIEFVNEGAFQHGKLVFEFERVKQERAEIANQRMANMRQRQRRIAASNRLIGHTDAAHGVVPLHIAEEAVYDYKRDIILPTVKKS; from the coding sequence ATGTCAACTGTTAAGTACTCCCATATTGAATGTAAGGTTAACCCATACCGCGATAATGTTCAAGGGAAGGCCAATGAGCCGATATGTGTAGCCGGGTTGCTCGACCGTTCAAAACAAATTTTAGGTTCCGAGTTAAAAGGGGTACAGCCAGACTGGACGTTGGAGGAAATCTACGATCGGCTGCACCATAACGCCCCCCGGATTGCGATTATAGGGGGATCGCCGGATCATCCTGCGCATATCATGGATTTTCAAACGATTGCCCGGGCAGCCATTCGGATTTGGCAAAATGGGGGAGTGCCGTTTCAATTTTCGACACCGGTCATGTGCGACGGAACGGCGCAGAGCAACCAAGGAATGAGCTACTCGCTGCAAAGCCGCAATGCGGTGGCGCAAATGATCGTGAACCAGCTGGAAGCTCACAGCTACCACGGCGCTTTTGTCATTCAAGGATGCGACAAGCAGCCGCTCGGTGTGGTCAGCGCCTTGGCGCATCTTGACCGTGTCCGCCGGGAACGGGGAGAGGCACCTTTCTTCGCCACCTTTGCGCCGGCGCATGTATTAAAAGGAGGGACGATTCCGCCCGAGTTGTATGCCGAACTGGAGGAAGTCGCCCATCGGGCGGAATTAGCCGGGGAAGAAGACATCGCGTACGATTTGCGGGATGCACTGGCATATATTTTGCAATGTACCTCCAATACTGCTTTCCAAGGGGTGCTCGAGCGGGCAAGAGGAAAAGGAATCATTACAAAAGAGCAGCACGAAGACTATGAAAAACGATTGGCCGTAGCGACATGCGACAGCCAAGGCGGCGTTTGCGCCTTTAACGGAACCGGCAACAGCTCTCGGCATTTGATCGCTGGATTAGGCTTGATTCATCCTGCTTTGGAACTGTTGGCGGCTCCGCCGACACAAGAACAGATTAACGCGGCCCTCGACAGCTTGGCTCATTTAATGAATGACCCGGTGTATGGAGTGGCCAATCTTATGGCGGCCAACATTAAAAACGCGATTCGCATTCATAGCGCTACCGGCGGATCAACGAACATTATGATGCATATTGTCGCGGCCATGCTTTATGGGGGATACCGGTTCGATTTGTGGGAGTACGACCGCATTCACCACGAAGTGCCCGTTCCTGATTTATTTGACTACAGCTTAACCGAAGGAAGAGATATTTTCGCGTTGGCGGTCCAATGCTGCAGCGGGAAAATAAGGGGAATGGAAACGGTATTCTACGAATTAATGAGCAATGGGGTGCCGATGGATATCGATGCCCCAACCGTCACCGGGACGACTTGGCGGGAAAGACTGGCCGTCAATCAGGCTCAGCTACCAGCCGAGAATGTTCAAACCAACCCCATCATTTTGTCCAAACCGAGACGGCCGTTCAGCGGAGTCGATGTTCTATCGGGGAATTTCTTTGAAAGTGCGGTCGTGAAAATCAGCGGCATGTCGACAAAACAAATAGATGAATTTGATAAGAAAATTGCTTTTGTCCTATATTACGAAAATGAGGACGAGGCGAATGAGGGGCTGCTTGATGTTGACTTGCTTGAAAAGTTGAAACAGAGCCGCTGTTTCCATCATCAGAGCTTGATCGCTGCATTGAAACATAACGCCCCGCACTTGTTTGAGGAATGGAAAGAGCGCGAATATGATGACTTGTTTGATGCCATGGCGAAAGAAGGGGCGTTGAAAATCGCGGTGGTCATCGCTGGCCAAGGACCGGAGGCGTTCGGCATGCCGGAAATGTTCACCCCGATGCAGCATATTAATGCGAACCGACAGTTAAAACGGATCGCGACGCTAATCAGCGATGGACGTTATTCCGGTGTCACATACGGGGCAGCTATCGGGCATATGACTCCTGAAGCCATTCGCGGCGGAGGGATTTTGTACTTAAAGACAGGAGATCTTCTATATATTGGCCTTCGCGAACGGAAAATCGAATTTGTCAATGAAGGAGCGTTCCAACATGGGAAACTAGTCTTCGAGTTTGAAAGGGTAAAACAGGAGAGAGCGGAAATCGCCAACCAACGCATGGCCAACATGCGTCAACGTCAACGGCGCATTGCGGCAAGCAACCGGCTAATCGGGCATACCGACGCTGCCCATGGGGTTGTCCCGCTCCATATTGCCGAAGAGGCGGTATATGATTACAAAAGGGATATCATTCTTCCGACAGTGAAAAAATCGTAA